Proteins encoded in a region of the Podarcis muralis chromosome 2, rPodMur119.hap1.1, whole genome shotgun sequence genome:
- the KBTBD8 gene encoding kelch repeat and BTB domain-containing protein 8 isoform X2, whose amino-acid sequence MDPSHACSILQQLKAMYDERQLTDIVVEVDHGKTFSCHRNVLAAISPYFRSMFTSGLTESTQKEVRIVGVEAESMHLVLNYAYTSRVTLTEANVQALFTAASIFQIPSIQDQCAKYMISHLDPQNSIGVFIFADHYGHQELKVSSQDYIRKKFLSVTKEQEFLQLRKDQLISILDSNDLNVDKEEHVYESIIRWFEHEPNKREVHLPEIFAKCIRVPLLDEAFVEKIPPMFAQAIAQNCVQKGESSANGYTQRLGMTASEMIICFDAAHKHSGKKQTVPCLDSVTGRVFKLCKPPNDLREVGILVSPDNDIYIAGGYRPSSSEVSIDHRAESDFWMYDHSGNRWIPKTPLLRARIGCKLVHCCGKLYAIGGRVYEGDGRNSLKSVECYDGRENCWTAVCPMPVAMEFHNAVEYKDNIYVLQGEFFLCYDPRKDYWGFLTPMTVPRIQGLAAVYNNSIYYIAGTCGNHQRMFTVEAYDIELNKWTRKRDFPCDQSINPYIKLVVLKNKLHLFVRATQVTVEEHVFRTSRKNSLYQYDEVTDQWQKVYETPDKLWDLGRHFECAVAKLYPQCLQKVI is encoded by the exons ATGGATCCCTCCCATGCTTGTAGCATTCTCCAGCAGCTCAAAGCAATGTATGATGAAAGACAGCTGACAGATATTGTGGTGGAAGTAGATCATGGGAAAACTTTTTCTTGTCATCGGAATGTTCTTGCTGCAATCAGTCCTTACTTCAG ATCAATGTTCACTAGTGGCCTTACTGAGAGTACCCAGAAAGAAGTTCGGATTGTTGGTGTTGAAGCAGAGTCCATGCATTTAGTACTGAACTATGCATATACCTCCAGAGTAACACTGACAGAGGCCAATGTCCAAGCTTTGTTCACTGCAGCTAGTATCTTCCAGATCCCTTCTATCCAGGACCAGTGTGCTAAATACATGATCAGTCATTTGGATCCTCAGAACTCCATTGGAGTGTTTATCTTTGCTGATCATTATGGGCATCAGGAACTGAAAGTGAGCTCACAAGATTACATTCGTAAAAAGTTCCTGAGTGTCACCAAAGAACAAGAGTTTCTCCAACTGAGGAAGGACCAACTCATAAGCATCCTGGACAGCAATGATTTAAACGTTGACAAGGAAGAGCATGTCTATGAAAGCATTATCAGATGGTTTGAACATGAACCCAACAAAAGAGAAGTCCACTTGCCGGAAATTTTTGCCAAATGCATCCGCGTGCCCCTGTTGGATGAAGCATTCGTAGAGAAAATTCCTCCCATGTTTGCACAGGCTATAGCCCAAAACTGTGTACAGAAAGGAGAAAGTAGTGCCAATGGCTATACCCAACGGCTTGGAATGACTGCTTCAGAAATGATCATCTGCTTTGATGCTGCCCACAAACACTCAGGAAAGAAGCAAACAGTGCCTTGTTTAGATTCCGTCACAGGGAGAGTGTTCAAACTATGCAAACCACCCAATGATTTGCGGGAAGTGGGGATTCTTGTGTCTCCCGACAATGACATTTACATTGCTGGAGGGTACAGACCAAGCAGCAGTGAGGTCTCCATAGACCACAGGGCAGAAAGTGACTTCTGGATGTATGATCATTCAGGCAATAGATGGATCCCTAAGACTCCACTGCTTCGTGCCAGAATAGGCTGCAAACTGGTTCATTGCTGTGGTAAATTGTATGCAATAGGTGGTCGGGTGTATGAAGGAGATGGGCGCAACTCCCTGAAATCTGTGGAGTGTTATGATGGCCGAGAGAACTGCTGGACAGCTGTCTGTCCAATGCCTGTAGCAATGGAGTTTCATAATGCTGTGGAATATAAAGACAATATCTATGTTTTACAGG GAGAATTTTTTCTCTGCTATGATCCTCGAAAAGATTACTGGGGTTTCCTAACTCCTATGACTGTGCCTAGGATCCAGGGTTTGGCAGCTGTCTACAACAACTCCATCTACTATATTGCTGGAACCTGTGGAAACCATCAGCGTATGTTTACCGTAGAGGCCTACGACATTGAGTTGAACAAGTGGACTCGAAAGAGGGATTTCCCATGTGACCAGTCCATCAATCCATACATTAAACTCGTCGTCCTCAAAAATAAACTTCATTTGTTTGTCCGAGCTACTCAAGTCACTGTTGAAGAACACGTCTTCAGAACCAGCAGGAAGAATTCTCTTTATCAGTACGATGAAGTTACTGACCAGTGGCAGAAGGTGTATGAAACCCCAGATAAGCTTTGGGATCTTGGACGTCATTTTGAATGTGCTGTTGCTAAATTGTATCCACAGTGTCTTCAGAAAGTTATTTGA
- the KBTBD8 gene encoding kelch repeat and BTB domain-containing protein 8 isoform X1, whose amino-acid sequence MAAVGEPSKFSQILNGTPVSSTASVGMDPSHACSILQQLKAMYDERQLTDIVVEVDHGKTFSCHRNVLAAISPYFRSMFTSGLTESTQKEVRIVGVEAESMHLVLNYAYTSRVTLTEANVQALFTAASIFQIPSIQDQCAKYMISHLDPQNSIGVFIFADHYGHQELKVSSQDYIRKKFLSVTKEQEFLQLRKDQLISILDSNDLNVDKEEHVYESIIRWFEHEPNKREVHLPEIFAKCIRVPLLDEAFVEKIPPMFAQAIAQNCVQKGESSANGYTQRLGMTASEMIICFDAAHKHSGKKQTVPCLDSVTGRVFKLCKPPNDLREVGILVSPDNDIYIAGGYRPSSSEVSIDHRAESDFWMYDHSGNRWIPKTPLLRARIGCKLVHCCGKLYAIGGRVYEGDGRNSLKSVECYDGRENCWTAVCPMPVAMEFHNAVEYKDNIYVLQGEFFLCYDPRKDYWGFLTPMTVPRIQGLAAVYNNSIYYIAGTCGNHQRMFTVEAYDIELNKWTRKRDFPCDQSINPYIKLVVLKNKLHLFVRATQVTVEEHVFRTSRKNSLYQYDEVTDQWQKVYETPDKLWDLGRHFECAVAKLYPQCLQKVI is encoded by the exons ATGGCTGCCGTGGGAG AACCGAGCAAGTTCTCACAAATATTGAATGGAACTCCTGTTTCAAGCACAGCCAGCGTTGGGATGGATCCCTCCCATGCTTGTAGCATTCTCCAGCAGCTCAAAGCAATGTATGATGAAAGACAGCTGACAGATATTGTGGTGGAAGTAGATCATGGGAAAACTTTTTCTTGTCATCGGAATGTTCTTGCTGCAATCAGTCCTTACTTCAG ATCAATGTTCACTAGTGGCCTTACTGAGAGTACCCAGAAAGAAGTTCGGATTGTTGGTGTTGAAGCAGAGTCCATGCATTTAGTACTGAACTATGCATATACCTCCAGAGTAACACTGACAGAGGCCAATGTCCAAGCTTTGTTCACTGCAGCTAGTATCTTCCAGATCCCTTCTATCCAGGACCAGTGTGCTAAATACATGATCAGTCATTTGGATCCTCAGAACTCCATTGGAGTGTTTATCTTTGCTGATCATTATGGGCATCAGGAACTGAAAGTGAGCTCACAAGATTACATTCGTAAAAAGTTCCTGAGTGTCACCAAAGAACAAGAGTTTCTCCAACTGAGGAAGGACCAACTCATAAGCATCCTGGACAGCAATGATTTAAACGTTGACAAGGAAGAGCATGTCTATGAAAGCATTATCAGATGGTTTGAACATGAACCCAACAAAAGAGAAGTCCACTTGCCGGAAATTTTTGCCAAATGCATCCGCGTGCCCCTGTTGGATGAAGCATTCGTAGAGAAAATTCCTCCCATGTTTGCACAGGCTATAGCCCAAAACTGTGTACAGAAAGGAGAAAGTAGTGCCAATGGCTATACCCAACGGCTTGGAATGACTGCTTCAGAAATGATCATCTGCTTTGATGCTGCCCACAAACACTCAGGAAAGAAGCAAACAGTGCCTTGTTTAGATTCCGTCACAGGGAGAGTGTTCAAACTATGCAAACCACCCAATGATTTGCGGGAAGTGGGGATTCTTGTGTCTCCCGACAATGACATTTACATTGCTGGAGGGTACAGACCAAGCAGCAGTGAGGTCTCCATAGACCACAGGGCAGAAAGTGACTTCTGGATGTATGATCATTCAGGCAATAGATGGATCCCTAAGACTCCACTGCTTCGTGCCAGAATAGGCTGCAAACTGGTTCATTGCTGTGGTAAATTGTATGCAATAGGTGGTCGGGTGTATGAAGGAGATGGGCGCAACTCCCTGAAATCTGTGGAGTGTTATGATGGCCGAGAGAACTGCTGGACAGCTGTCTGTCCAATGCCTGTAGCAATGGAGTTTCATAATGCTGTGGAATATAAAGACAATATCTATGTTTTACAGG GAGAATTTTTTCTCTGCTATGATCCTCGAAAAGATTACTGGGGTTTCCTAACTCCTATGACTGTGCCTAGGATCCAGGGTTTGGCAGCTGTCTACAACAACTCCATCTACTATATTGCTGGAACCTGTGGAAACCATCAGCGTATGTTTACCGTAGAGGCCTACGACATTGAGTTGAACAAGTGGACTCGAAAGAGGGATTTCCCATGTGACCAGTCCATCAATCCATACATTAAACTCGTCGTCCTCAAAAATAAACTTCATTTGTTTGTCCGAGCTACTCAAGTCACTGTTGAAGAACACGTCTTCAGAACCAGCAGGAAGAATTCTCTTTATCAGTACGATGAAGTTACTGACCAGTGGCAGAAGGTGTATGAAACCCCAGATAAGCTTTGGGATCTTGGACGTCATTTTGAATGTGCTGTTGCTAAATTGTATCCACAGTGTCTTCAGAAAGTTATTTGA